The Fictibacillus arsenicus genome contains a region encoding:
- a CDS encoding response regulator, translating to MRSWEIFIVEDDIRIAEINRRFVEKMDGFSVCGIALNEEEAKEQISILKPDLVILDIYFPDMNGLDLLHWIRSEFRGIEVIMVTAATEAETLKNAIEDGIFDYIIKPVIFQRFKETLLKFHEYKLSIQQIAASNELNQSIIDSILKREKTESETSYLPKGIDRITLDKVISILTCNKIGYTAEDLGQLIGASRTTARRYLEYLVSEQKVSADISYGGVGRPERIYKYTK from the coding sequence ATGCGTTCATGGGAAATATTTATTGTAGAAGACGACATCCGTATCGCTGAGATTAACCGTAGATTTGTAGAAAAGATGGATGGTTTTTCCGTATGCGGCATTGCACTTAATGAAGAAGAAGCGAAAGAACAAATATCAATCCTTAAACCTGATCTAGTAATTTTAGACATCTATTTTCCAGATATGAATGGATTAGACTTATTACACTGGATTCGGAGCGAATTTCGTGGAATAGAAGTAATAATGGTAACAGCAGCTACAGAAGCTGAAACATTAAAAAATGCAATAGAAGATGGTATCTTTGACTATATTATAAAGCCTGTTATTTTTCAAAGATTTAAAGAAACCTTATTAAAATTTCATGAATATAAATTGTCCATTCAGCAAATAGCGGCTTCAAATGAACTAAACCAAAGTATAATAGATTCTATCTTAAAAAGGGAAAAGACAGAGAGTGAAACTTCTTACTTACCCAAAGGAATCGATCGAATTACATTAGATAAGGTCATATCAATTCTAACGTGTAATAAAATCGGCTACACAGCAGAAGACCTCGGTCAGCTGATTGGAGCAAGCCGTACAACCGCTAGAAGGTATTTAGAATACTTAGTCTCAGAACAAAAAGTATCTGCAGACATTTCATATGGTGGCGTAGGCAGGCCAGAAAGAATCTATAAATATACTAAATAA
- a CDS encoding disulfide oxidoreductase, whose product MTSKPLLIAWMASVIASLGSLYFSEVLQFVPCTFCWYQRILMYPMVILLGIAFYHQDFRITRYILPLSILGVFVSGYHYALQKIPALKAFETCSSGVPCSGQYINWLGFITIPLLALMGFVIITICMLIIRQQPK is encoded by the coding sequence GTGACGAGTAAACCCTTGTTGATCGCCTGGATGGCATCTGTAATTGCATCTCTGGGAAGTTTATATTTTAGTGAAGTACTCCAATTTGTACCGTGCACGTTTTGCTGGTATCAGCGGATTCTTATGTACCCAATGGTTATTTTGTTAGGAATTGCTTTTTATCATCAAGATTTTAGAATAACCCGCTATATTTTGCCGTTATCAATCCTTGGGGTGTTTGTTTCTGGTTATCATTATGCACTGCAAAAAATACCCGCACTTAAAGCTTTTGAAACGTGTTCTTCAGGGGTGCCGTGTTCGGGACAATATATTAACTGGCTTGGCTTTATTACAATCCCGCTGCTAGCATTAATGGGTTTTGTTATCATTACAATTTGTATGTTAATTATAAGACAGCAACCAAAATAA
- a CDS encoding YebC/PmpR family DNA-binding transcriptional regulator yields the protein MGRKWNNIKEKKASKDANTSRIYAKFGREIYVAAKQGEPDPESNQSLKVVLERAKTYSVPKTIIDRAIEKAKGGSDENYDELRYEGFGPNGSMVIVDTLTNNVNRTVAEVRSAFNKNGGNMGVSGAVAYMFDATAVIGLEGKTSDEVLELLLEADLDVRDVIEEDEAVIVYAEPDQFHAVQEVFKNAGITEFSVAELTMLAQNDLTLPEDAQVQFEKLIDALEDLEDVQQVYHNVDLGE from the coding sequence ATGGGTCGTAAGTGGAATAACATTAAAGAGAAAAAAGCATCAAAAGACGCGAATACGAGTAGAATTTATGCTAAATTCGGCCGTGAAATTTACGTTGCAGCAAAACAAGGTGAGCCTGATCCTGAATCAAATCAGTCATTAAAAGTCGTTCTTGAACGAGCAAAAACATACAGTGTTCCTAAAACAATTATTGACCGTGCTATTGAAAAAGCAAAAGGCGGCTCAGATGAAAACTATGATGAGCTCCGTTATGAAGGCTTCGGTCCAAATGGTTCAATGGTGATTGTGGATACACTCACTAATAATGTTAATCGCACGGTAGCAGAAGTTCGGTCAGCATTTAATAAAAACGGCGGAAACATGGGAGTTTCCGGTGCTGTGGCTTATATGTTTGATGCAACAGCTGTAATTGGACTTGAAGGTAAGACATCTGATGAAGTATTGGAATTATTGTTAGAAGCTGATTTAGATGTACGTGATGTCATTGAAGAAGATGAAGCTGTGATCGTTTATGCAGAACCTGATCAATTTCATGCTGTCCAAGAGGTTTTTAAGAATGCCGGCATAACAGAATTTTCAGTTGCAGAGCTTACAATGCTTGCACAGAACGATTTGACCCTTCCTGAAGACGCACAAGTCCAGTTTGAGAAGCTGATCGACGCTTTAGAAGATCTTGAAGATGTTCAGCAAGTCTATCATAACGTTGATTTAGGAGAATAA
- a CDS encoding DsbA family protein, which produces MGKQKKKNTNVKVSKKSNSHVWLFIIIGIVTVGLAVFMLTGSFNKNTEESAITYENQPYLGDENAPVNIIEFGDYKCPVCKNFNESFFPLIDKELIQTGKVKFFFLNYPFINVDSERSALFGETVYKELGNETFWKFHKLLYEKQPDDQSLERKDVFTEKFLNETLSEVTTDENVKKVSGNFENDASEKAVETDEALVNDLGVTGTPTLFVNGKKFEGNSFGDLQKMVEDAAKESK; this is translated from the coding sequence ATGGGTAAACAAAAAAAGAAAAATACAAATGTTAAAGTATCAAAGAAGAGTAATTCTCATGTCTGGCTTTTTATAATTATAGGAATTGTTACAGTCGGACTAGCTGTTTTTATGTTGACGGGCAGCTTTAATAAAAATACTGAGGAATCCGCCATCACCTATGAAAACCAGCCTTACCTAGGAGATGAAAATGCACCAGTTAATATCATAGAGTTTGGAGATTACAAATGTCCTGTCTGCAAAAACTTCAATGAATCCTTCTTCCCTTTAATTGATAAAGAACTTATACAGACAGGGAAAGTTAAATTCTTTTTCTTAAACTATCCCTTTATTAATGTTGATTCAGAAAGATCAGCACTTTTTGGTGAAACGGTTTATAAAGAGTTAGGAAACGAGACTTTTTGGAAATTTCATAAACTGCTTTATGAAAAGCAGCCTGATGATCAAAGTCTTGAGCGGAAAGACGTTTTCACAGAGAAGTTCTTAAATGAAACTTTGAGTGAAGTTACGACAGATGAGAATGTAAAAAAGGTCAGTGGAAATTTCGAAAATGATGCGAGTGAAAAGGCAGTGGAAACCGATGAGGCGCTTGTAAATGACCTTGGAGTAACAGGAACACCTACCCTTTTCGTAAATGGTAAAAAATTCGAAGGAAATTCATTTGGGGATCTTCAGAAAATGGTTGAAGATGCGGCGAAGGAGAGTAAATAA
- a CDS encoding ATP-binding protein: MKLQTKLMIISGSLIFIVVVILALLFQVMFVNTIKDQIGQRALSVANTVSSNPLVIEAFEEVDPSQRIQPYAEEIRKKTGAQYVVVGNKEGIRYSHPLPERIGKKMVGGDNEFALSGEPSITEATGSLGPAVRGKSPIINDEDKIIGLVSVGFLTTSINEIIWPYKLKILLIGIFTLSLGIIGSILIAKGVKKATHGLEPKEIGLLYKEKSAILEAIREGVIAINRDGDITMVNHTALQMLERDTDDLIGSNILKVIPNSRLLDVISNGSSEFDEQMKLGNSNVVANRVPITDDRGDVIGAVATFRNKNELYRLNEELAQVKGYSEGLRAQTHEFSNKLYLISGLIQLESYQEALDVISKESDVHQSFAKFIMKRISDPYIGGLLIGKFNRSIELKVPFSIDPSSTFKDIPETIDRQLLVTIIGNLVDNAMDAAVKSKENESGVKICLSDMGNQLLIEIEDDGEGIPPSIANKLYQKGFSTKGSDRGYGLYLVHQSVDQLIGEIFYERTKGNSTLFTVIIPKE, from the coding sequence ATGAAACTGCAAACAAAGTTAATGATCATCAGCGGCTCCCTCATCTTTATAGTGGTCGTTATCTTAGCTCTTCTTTTTCAGGTGATGTTTGTAAATACGATAAAAGATCAGATCGGTCAAAGAGCGCTAAGTGTTGCAAATACGGTAAGCAGCAATCCATTAGTTATAGAAGCATTTGAAGAAGTTGATCCTTCTCAAAGAATACAGCCTTATGCTGAAGAAATAAGGAAGAAAACAGGCGCACAGTATGTTGTTGTTGGAAATAAGGAAGGAATCCGGTATTCTCATCCTCTTCCTGAACGCATCGGAAAAAAGATGGTAGGAGGCGATAATGAATTCGCCTTGTCAGGAGAACCAAGTATTACAGAAGCAACTGGCTCTCTTGGGCCAGCAGTAAGAGGTAAATCTCCCATTATAAACGATGAGGATAAAATCATTGGACTCGTTTCAGTTGGTTTTTTGACTACTAGTATCAATGAAATTATCTGGCCCTATAAATTAAAAATTTTACTTATTGGGATATTCACTCTTTCTTTAGGAATTATAGGATCCATATTGATAGCAAAAGGAGTTAAAAAAGCGACACACGGTTTGGAACCAAAAGAAATAGGTTTATTGTATAAAGAAAAAAGTGCTATTCTCGAAGCCATCAGAGAAGGAGTAATCGCAATCAACCGTGATGGTGATATAACGATGGTTAATCATACAGCATTACAGATGCTTGAAAGAGATACAGACGATTTAATAGGGAGCAATATATTAAAAGTTATACCAAACTCTAGACTCTTGGATGTTATATCAAATGGGAGCAGTGAGTTTGATGAACAAATGAAGCTTGGAAACAGCAATGTTGTAGCAAATCGTGTTCCTATTACGGATGATAGAGGTGATGTAATAGGTGCAGTAGCTACTTTTCGAAACAAAAACGAACTTTATAGACTTAATGAAGAACTGGCACAAGTTAAAGGATATAGCGAAGGCTTGCGGGCACAAACTCACGAATTTTCAAATAAATTGTATTTAATCTCAGGATTAATACAATTGGAGTCCTACCAGGAAGCTCTCGATGTTATATCAAAGGAATCAGATGTACATCAGAGCTTTGCTAAGTTCATCATGAAACGAATTTCTGATCCTTACATAGGAGGTTTGCTGATTGGGAAGTTTAATCGCTCAATCGAACTCAAAGTACCTTTTTCAATTGATCCATCAAGTACGTTTAAAGATATTCCTGAAACAATAGATAGACAATTACTTGTTACGATTATTGGGAATTTGGTGGATAATGCAATGGATGCTGCTGTTAAAAGCAAAGAAAATGAAAGTGGCGTTAAGATATGCCTTTCGGATATGGGAAATCAATTATTAATCGAGATTGAGGATGACGGAGAAGGAATTCCGCCTTCAATCGCTAATAAGTTATACCAAAAGGGATTTTCCACAAAAGGGTCTGACCGAGGTTATGGTTTATATTTGGTTCATCAATCTGTGGATCAATTAATTGGGGAGATTTTTTATGAAAGAACAAAAGGGAACTCGACCCTTTTTACAGTTATTATCCCGAAAGAATAG